The Citrus sinensis cultivar Valencia sweet orange chromosome 4, DVS_A1.0, whole genome shotgun sequence DNA segment AATAACAACAAGATCAACTGGGCTCTTAAGGACAAGCAGGAGTTCATAGACATTGTTGAGACTGTCTACCGAGGGGCAAGGAAGGGCCGCGGTCTAGTAATTGCACCTAAGGATTATTCCACCAAGTACCGCTACTGAGTACTTGTGCAAAATTGTAATTCATTTGTAAGATTATCATTTGAAACCTATTGTGTGAAAGTTGTCTTCAAAAGTCAATGGAGTGAGAACGCATTGATCTATCAATGAACAGAGAACACCCCCTTTAATGAAGTGTTCAACCTTGAATTTATATCACAGTTGAGAGACCTGATGGGCTGTGTGTTTTAATGCATTTTATATAGCTTTTATGAATAACCAATTCTGGTCATAGTTTTAAGTAGATTAATAGCTTGGAATCAATTCAattgcttttgattttttcttttttccatttttttttctaaaccCACAGATTTATCTTCAGCTGAATTTAATTTCTGATTTACTTGTAACAATTATTTCATGATTAGGAATTCCTTAATATTATTCGTTCGAGTTTTAGACGCTACACTTGGGAACTCTGCGAGAGCAAATGTGTATTTCTGTGTAACAAATCCACTCATATTAATAACAAACAGATGAAAGAGAGATTAAATActatattttatacatttctCAGCCTCTTTTTCCCTGCACATACATCCATCGGCTGATATCCGGCATATCACTAACTGTGCATTCCCTAATTTTGCATTTGGTTTCTGATAATAGAGTTGTTTTCAAGGAGAAAGAGCTAACGTTACTTGCCCTACATTGCTTCACTGGCCatctaaattttgtttcttcaggTAATGTCACTTAGATCATTACTTTCTCTACAAATTAGTTTCCCGCTAGGATGGTAATGAATAGACAGGCATTTTCCGCCTTCTTTTGACattgctttttatttgtttgtcttTTTGGTAGTTCCAGTCGAAAGTTTGCAGAATCATTTTGTGTGATTGTAAATTGTATACAGACAAACTTTACAAATCAATGTGCCAATGTATATATTCCTGCCCTATGTTTTCCCTACTCTTGCCTGTTGCCAATGACCTCAATCAGTTCTACAACTGCTGCTCCAATGAAATACCATGTAATCCCTGCTAACATCACCTGTAACCAAGAGCTGTTGATAATAATCAATGCCAAAGAGCCACCTATGTGTTCTTTCAATCCATCAGAAACCCCTTGATCAACTTGCATCCGAACCATAGCTGCTGCAATTGCTGCTGTCACAATTGGAATTCCCAAGGCGATGGGGCTCCTCCTATTTTCTTCACGTACACTGTAATTCCTGTCATTTGGTTTTTTCCATTCTTTATTATATGGAGATTCTGAGGCAGCCTTAAAGCTCCGGTTGCTTTGGGTTGTATCCGGAAGAGCATGAGTGGATGGACTCCAGTACTCATCGTGATGCATGCAATTCGACGGGACGCTTTTTGTGCTCTTACTTGCTTGTTTTCTGGCAGCTGCTGCATCCAGAagctttttaatatttggttctttcaatttttgtttcgACCGTGTCAGATTTTGATAAGATTCTGCATTGGGCAATTGCCAGTATAACCAATTTGAGATTGATCTGATTGCTTGGATGGCTGATAGTCGTGCTTCCCAATTGGTGTCCGTATcctgaaattaaatatttgaggCTAAGAGGAGCATCAAAACTTGTATTTAGATAATGCAGCTCCGGGCTAGGTAGGCAGTTTCTTGACATGGAACAGCTAGAATTTGCAGAAGCAGAAATAAAATCTATGCATTTGTTTCAAGTAGTTGTACATACCTTTCCAGCAGCTTTCTTCATTGCATCTTCATATTGTGTTTGAAATTTCTTGACATCAACGAATATGTTCGAGACACGTGCCCCTGCCGTGTTCCCTGCCCCCACTCTTACGGTACCACGCGGCTGCTTTGCCATGAGGTATTCGAGGGCTGCTAAATCCGACCTCTCCACAATCCTTGGCACAGAAGcagaaacaaataatattaggaAACGGATGAATAACAACATGTGTTGGACaatcacaaattaaaaacttaattacgAGATACAATCTACTGGGCACGTTTCTATAGCTTCCAGGATTTTGTGTTCAGGATCAGCCCACTGAGCAACAACTCTGGCCCTTCCATACGCTGATTCAATTGCAAAAGTTTTCCCAGCAAAGAGGGCGCATTTCAAGCACCCAACACATTTCACTTCATCAACAAACACGGCTCTTTGTTCACTTTCGGAACCAAACCATACAGAGTATATAGGTTTCCCGGTGTAGCCTCGGAGTCCAGCAGTCTTGGCTTGTTCCTGCATGCTCAAAAACAATGACTCAGTTAGTTATCTTCAAGCAAAGCATTGCCACGTTGATAGCAATACAATGCGCAACTTCAACTAAATTTTGGTCACTTTACTAAAACCGCCTCTAGGGTGAATTTCACTGAAACCTTTTGACAAgtgagagaagaaaaaaattgtaatggGAGCTTGGTGAAATCCCTCTTGTAAGGCTCACCTTcttgcaaaattttaacaaatttagcaGGAGCAACAACAATAAGGTAGACTATTATACTAAAGTTGCATaagcataataattaaaatttaaagataaaagcatttcaaaaaaaaaaaaaaaacacacacacacaaataaaTCATACATAAACCATATGATCGGAATCTAATCACTGCATAACCTTATCATAAGCCAATCGAGAATTAGGATCAGAGAGAACAGAATAAGCTTCATTGAGTATAATAGCCATGTCATGTCCTGCTGATCCTGCTATATCAGGGTGACACCTCTTCTGCAGCATACGGTACGCCGTTTTGATCTGAGATTGATCCGAACTGCTGTCGATGCCGAGAAGATCATAAAGATCAAAATCCATGTTCAATGAAGCTTTGCAGCATGTTACAGAATTACTATTACTCAACTTCCTGGACGTTTTCGGGATTGAGTTGTTTTTTGTTATCGTTGAAATGCTAGGCGTGAACAAAGGCAGCCATGCAGTTGCTGCAGtgggcatttttttttttttttttccctttcgttgctttttttttttttttttcttatttcttctaCGAAACAGATAAGAAATAGAATGGTTACGGTTCTTGTACGTTAACACCAAACTTACAAGATATGAGATATTTGTGAATACGTCTGGACTTGGAAAGATCTGGTTATGATATTTTGCGGGTACCAAAAAATAACACGCAATTAAGTTTGGTGTTAACGTACAAGAACCGTAACCACTctatttcttatctttttcgtagaagaaacaagaaaaaaaaaaaaagcaacgaaagggaaaaaaaaaaaaaaatgtccacTGCAGCCATGCACCAAAAAATAACATGCAATTAATTAGTCGATGGTTGTTGCAATCTGTAAGGGCACGTGATAGGAAAAAacgtgttaatttttattggctAGTTATGCATCTACATTCTAGCTTATATATTTAGGTACGAAAGATGTAGAATTTGCCTTCAAATTATCGTCAGAAGGGGGACTTAACGATTATAAAAgtgttttatttcactattaaCGTGAATGAgaattgtgttattttagtaacagaaatagaaaaagaattatcattaaacaaattttttacaatcaCAATTAtgattctttaatattttccgGTATATCACAATCCTaatggaagaaattaaaattttcattaagtcAACTGGGTGAATAAAAACGTAATATGTAGAGTGAAATACGCAACAAAGCAGACAATAAATAGTGCTAATGAGCGATTGGAATACTTTGTAgaatatgttaaattttgatattgttgttagactttttcatcttttgtttAATCTTAATCTAGTTCTTCAATTTGATTcctattttcataatttgtgTTACATTTCAGCTAA contains these protein-coding regions:
- the LOC102629406 gene encoding chaperone protein dnaJ C76, chloroplastic, whose protein sequence is MPTAATAWLPLFTPSISTITKNNSIPKTSRKLSNSNSVTCCKASLNMDFDLYDLLGIDSSSDQSQIKTAYRMLQKRCHPDIAGSAGHDMAIILNEAYSVLSDPNSRLAYDKEQAKTAGLRGYTGKPIYSVWFGSESEQRAVFVDEVKCVGCLKCALFAGKTFAIESAYGRARVVAQWADPEHKILEAIETCPVDCISIVERSDLAALEYLMAKQPRGTVRVGAGNTAGARVSNIFVDVKKFQTQYEDAMKKAAGKDTDTNWEARLSAIQAIRSISNWLYWQLPNAESYQNLTRSKQKLKEPNIKKLLDAAAARKQASKSTKSVPSNCMHHDEYWSPSTHALPDTTQSNRSFKAASESPYNKEWKKPNDRNYSVREENRRSPIALGIPIVTAAIAAAMVRMQVDQGVSDGLKEHIGGSLALIIINSSWLQVMLAGITWYFIGAAVVELIEVIGNRQE